DNA from Campylobacter concisus:
CATAAAAGCTGATTAGTTCGTTTGAGCGAACCATATTTACATGCAAAATTATTAACGCGAAAATGAGCGAAAGTGGCAAAACGTAGCTAATGGCACTTAGCGCAGTAAGACCAACGTAGAGTAGCTGAAGGTTCGCAGATGGCGGCAGATCTTTTAAATTTGTAAGCAGATCGATGCCAACATAAAATAGCTCAAGCGCTAAAAATACGATAAGAAAAGATTTTATATAGACCCAGCCAACGTATCTGGCGTATAGTTTCATTTGATAAGACCTTTTTTTACCGTAAATTTTTGTGAAATTTCGTTGATGTCGCTCTTTAGCAGCTCACAAACCGCATTTTTTGTATAGGCTAAAATTTCATCTAAAGCCTTTTTTTCTTCATCGCTAAACTCTCCAAGGACGAAATTTTTAGCATCGCCCTCATGCCCTATGCCAACGCGCACTCTTTCGTAGTCGTTGCCTATTAGATTATCGATCGATTTTATGCCGTTATGTCCGCCGCTACTGCCGCCTTTTTTAAATTTAACCGCGCCAAAACTAAGATCAAGATCGTCGTGGATGACGATGATCCTATCTGGCTTATAAAAGTCTTTTACTGCTTTAACACTT
Protein-coding regions in this window:
- the pth gene encoding aminoacyl-tRNA hydrolase yields the protein MTLITGLGNPGSKYENTRHNIGFMLIDLLKDSNFKDVSSAKFQGEVFKFNDIILLKPTTFMNLSGQSVKAVKDFYKPDRIIVIHDDLDLSFGAVKFKKGGSSGGHNGIKSIDNLIGNDYERVRVGIGHEGDAKNFVLGEFSDEEKKALDEILAYTKNAVCELLKSDINEISQKFTVKKGLIK